One stretch of Micromonospora cremea DNA includes these proteins:
- a CDS encoding pectate lyase family protein: protein MRRILTAATVTALLLGTAPAHAASRPDPTAAGDRLPRAAHHLGRQVLPERDGWAAEGTGTTGGAAARPERTRVVRSRAELVAALGGDNASNATDATPKLIYVDGVVDGFEGPDGTPLSCADLADPEYRLDAYLAAYDPAVWGRVPPAGPLEEARVRSVANQTRQTQLNVGPNTTIVGLRGARLTGLTLMIDRASNVIVRNLTFVDARDCFPAWSPTDGEAGNWNNQYDQISVRRSEHVWVDHNTFTDGDNPDSAQPTYFGRPYQVHDGSLDVTHTASLVTASWNRFTGRDKLMLIGSSNTVGPDVGRLKVTLHHNLFDGVLQRLPRVRFGQVDVYNNHYRLGGDDFQYALGVGVQSALYVQNNFFTLDAAVDPADLLYDWGGTALTERGTWIRQGGGPARPVDLLAAYNAAHDPDLGADAGWTPTLRHGPVLPAPLVPLLVGPLAGADRLPV from the coding sequence ATGCGCAGAATCCTCACCGCCGCTACGGTGACCGCCCTCCTGCTCGGTACCGCTCCGGCCCACGCCGCCTCCCGCCCCGACCCGACCGCCGCCGGCGACCGACTGCCCCGGGCGGCCCACCACCTCGGCCGGCAGGTCCTGCCCGAGCGGGACGGCTGGGCGGCCGAGGGCACCGGGACCACCGGCGGCGCGGCGGCGAGGCCCGAGCGGACCCGGGTGGTCCGCAGCCGGGCCGAGTTGGTCGCCGCGCTCGGCGGCGACAACGCCAGCAACGCCACCGACGCCACCCCGAAACTCATCTACGTGGACGGCGTCGTCGACGGCTTCGAGGGGCCCGACGGCACGCCGCTGAGCTGCGCCGACCTGGCCGACCCGGAGTACCGGTTGGACGCCTACCTGGCCGCGTACGACCCGGCGGTGTGGGGTCGGGTGCCGCCGGCCGGGCCGCTGGAGGAGGCCCGGGTGCGCTCGGTGGCCAACCAGACCCGGCAGACCCAGCTCAACGTCGGCCCGAACACCACCATCGTCGGGCTGCGCGGCGCCCGGCTGACCGGGCTCACCCTCATGATCGACCGGGCGTCGAACGTCATCGTCCGCAACCTGACCTTCGTCGACGCCCGGGACTGCTTCCCCGCCTGGTCACCGACCGACGGCGAGGCCGGCAACTGGAACAACCAGTACGACCAGATCTCGGTACGCCGCAGCGAGCACGTCTGGGTCGACCACAACACCTTCACCGACGGCGACAACCCGGACAGCGCCCAACCGACCTACTTCGGACGGCCGTACCAGGTGCACGACGGGTCGCTGGACGTCACGCACACGGCCAGCCTGGTCACCGCCTCCTGGAACCGCTTCACCGGGCGCGACAAGCTGATGCTGATCGGCTCGTCCAACACGGTCGGCCCGGACGTTGGCCGGCTGAAGGTCACCCTGCACCACAACCTCTTCGACGGCGTCCTGCAACGGCTGCCCCGGGTGCGCTTCGGCCAGGTCGACGTCTACAACAACCACTACCGGCTCGGCGGGGACGACTTCCAGTACGCGCTCGGCGTCGGCGTGCAGTCCGCGCTGTACGTCCAGAACAACTTCTTCACCCTGGACGCGGCGGTCGACCCCGCCGACCTGCTGTACGACTGGGGCGGCACCGCGCTCACCGAGCGGGGCACCTGGATCCGCCAGGGCGGCGGCCCGGCCCGGCCGGTCGACCTGCTGGCGGCGTACAACGCGGCGCACGACCCCGACCTGGGCGCGGACGCCGGCTGGACTCCCACCCTGCGTCACGGCCCGGTCCTGCCGGCGCCGCTGGTCCCGCTCCTGGTCGGTCCGCTCGCCGGCGCCGACCGCCTGCCGGTCTGA